The Macaca mulatta isolate MMU2019108-1 chromosome X, T2T-MMU8v2.0, whole genome shotgun sequence DNA window TTAAGCAAGTGGTGTGCTCTTGACAGCAAATTGTGCACATCCCTTCTCAACTCTGCATTAAGTGACATCATGTTGGTAGCTGGAAATCAACTGTAGCCGGAGCATTTACATAGTGGAAATAGGCTAACACTACAAACAGTTTAATGGAAACTcaattgttaaacatttatcaaTACACAACTGCCTTTGTCCTTGTTAAGACATCTGATAGAAAGCTTGTCTTTATATCTGCCCATCTACCTTTTCCTTTGGTTCTGTAAATACTATCTTTTGGAATTCAAACTCTCACTACTTCCTTCAACTGATTATATTGATTCATAGCTTGTGTGGTAAATTTTATTCCTTTAACATtcataagaattttattttctagttcttttggGACAGTTTACTATAAATTCCCCGTGGAATGAagctgctttttattcttttaaaaaaatgcattttagtaCCTCAAGTATCCATTAGTTAATAGCTGTTCTGATCTGTATTGAATGCATTTTCTTCACTGGGCTAGTCGAATATTACTGGCAGAACCCCCTTCAGCTCATTCTGCATTGGTTTGTGCCCTGTTTTTGcatctttccttctctctaaagCTGCCTCTTACCCTACACTTATGCCATCTATTTCATAGTTCCTTTccttaaaatattctaaaatttgtcATTGGTCTTCAAGTTTTGTTTCAACCCCATGCTGTTTCAAAGGATCTCCAAGCCTCTGCTCATGAGAgcatactattattattatttttcttactgaagCACTTCCATTGCCCCACCTCCATGGGACTACTTCCAGATGATGTTGACTAGATGAACCCAATCTTTTCAGTATCATATTCACAGATATTTTCCTGCTTTATCCACAGAGATGGAAAATCATGTCTGTTGTCTATAAGATTTACTCATTTATAACTCTCATAGGACATCTTTATTTCCAAAATGTGAGGCCCTGAAGACTCACAATTATGTCCTTCATGTACAGTCAGTTGTCCCTCAATGTCCATGGAGGACTGGTGTCAGGAACCCCcaggaatataaaaatatgcagATGCAGAtgctcattttctttaaataaaatgacatagaGTTTGCCCATAACCTATACACATCCTCCTGTAAACTTTACACAATGTCTAGATTATTTTTAATACCTTATGCAATGCCTACATATAACTTTGTTAAATGCAAATTCAATGTAGTACTTGCATATTGCAAATTCAAATTTTTCTTGTTGAAACTTTATggaatttgtttttccaaatattttcaatccatgaTTGGGTGagtccatggatgcagaacccacagatatgaAGGGCCTACTGTATTTATGTTAGTCCCCTAAATTTTGTgcatcttgagaaaaaaaatgacatcgTGGTGACATACTCCATCCCTTCTTCAATCAAACTGGTTGATGAAATGGTTTCTTATGCTTGTTGGTTTATCCTGTTGTCTCAGTCCCATGCTTCCTCTAATAGCACTGTAATACAACTTGTCATTGCAGGTATATACTCAATGGCAACAGTGAATGGTAATCTTGTAATTTATGCCTGCATCTTTCCGACTTTATCAGCCTGCagccacttttcctttttttttctttttgagacaaagtctcgctctgtcacccaggctggagtgcaatggtgggatctcggctcaccgcaagctcctcctcccaggttcaagcaattctcctgcctcagcctcccaagtagctgggattacaggcgcccgccaccacgcccagctagttttcgtatttttagtagagatggggtttcaccatgtgggccaggctggtctctaactcctggcctcaggtgatccacccatctcagcctcccaaagtgctgagattacaggcatgagccaccatgcagatatttttttttcttctagagttaAACAAGTTACTTTGACAAATCTGAGTACATGTAACTATTTGACAAGACTTCTGAAAAATGCAGATATCAGAGTATCAAATGACTGTTTGGGATTACTCAGTTGTGTGTGATGACCCTTCCTTATCCTCAGACTGTCTTAAATTTTCATTGCATAAACAGACCAGCTTTTCTGTTATCATTTGCTAGACTTTCAGAGTCTGTGACCCCAGACCTATGTTGGATCTGAGGCATTTTTCCAAACACGCATTCTTTTGTCAGCTTCTCAGTAGAAGGctttacattaggtgtttcttgTTATTTGTAACTTGATGAGGCCAATAGTGTTCCTCAAGCACATAATTAATTTTGTGTTAGTTTACATAGCTTGAGGTTAAAAATTAAGAGACCTGGcagggcgcagtgactcacacctgtaagcccaacactttgggaggccgaggcaggcagatcacctgaggtcaggagttcgagaccagcctggccaacatggtgaaaccccatctctatgaaaaatacaaaaattagccaggcatggtggtgggcacctgtaatcccagctacttgggaggctgagacaagagaatcatttgaacctgggaggcagaggttgtagtgagctgagactgtgttattgcactccagcctaggcaacaagagtgaaactccatctatctatctatctatctatctatctatctatctatctatatgagACCACTGAGAATTTGAATACTGACTGGACATTAAgaaatttttgtccatttttatttgtgataATGGTGCTGTGgttgtttttaaaagtctgtagagactgtattagttatctattgttgtgtaacaaatcaccccaaaatttagcagcttaCAAGAACGTTCATTTattatcccagagattctgtgaATCAAAAGTCTGGGTGTGGCTTATCTGGATCTTCCACCTCAGGGTCTTTTAGAAGGCTGTAATCAAGATGTTAGCCTGGGCCACAGTTTTATCTGAAGACTAAGCTGGGCAAGAATCTGATTCCAAACTCACCTTTGTTGTTTTGGCAGGATTCAATTCCTTGAGGACTATTAGACTgagggcctcagttcctcactggCTGTTGGCTGGCGAACACTCTCAATTCCTTGCTATATGTGCCTCTCCAACATGGCAGCTTGTTTCATCAAAGCCAGCAagtgggaggaagaaggaaggaagagagacaaGGAATCTGCTAGCACGATGACAATCACAATCTTCTGTAACATAATCACAGAAGTGACATCCTGTCACTTTTGCTGTGTTCTATTGATTAAAAGTAAGACAGTGATTTTACCTACACTCCATAGGAGGGATAATTACACTAAGGCATGAACACTCTATCCAAGGCTAACATGAAATTTGCATATCTCAGTTCTGTCAATGGGAATTTTTATGTGCTTCATTTGCTTTTGTAAGCTCACTGAATAGTTCTTTGGATCTGGATCTGTTGTTagcttgtatttctttttaacataatccatgttaagaaaaatacaattgaGTACAAAAGAAATCACCTAATATCCcacaaaagataacaaaattcAAATTGTTATGTAATAAATCTAATGCTTTTTTCATGATCTCATCCTTTACATTTTAATGCTTCCCTGAATTCAGATATTCACCTTTATATTCTACAAGTTATTATGGCTTTTAAGAATTGAtaccggccaggtgcagtggctcacgcctgtaatcccagcactttgggaggccaaggcgggcggatcacggggtcaggagatcgagaccatcctggctaacatggtgaaaccccatgtctactaaaaaacacaaaaaattagccaggcatggtggcgactAATAATGTGTATGAATCCACATTTTCAAGAAAGTCCCCTGGTGATTCTCACACAGGTGGCAGATTAGCATAGTTTTGGAAACACTGTGACATTACTAAATGAACCCAGTGTTCCTTTAGGAATGGCAAGTAATCTAAGTTACACGTCTAAAGttatttacttgtttaaaaaCTGAACCAAGACAAAAACGCAGAGCTCCTGACTCAGtcattattaattttactttggTTAAGTGCCTGCCTCGTCAGGAAGAAATCATAGCATGACCAACAGACATCTTAATCCTGAGAACAGGAGGTATGCCGGACTAGTGAGACCTACTTTGAGCACTCTGCTAAATATCTGAAGGGAAAATCTGAGGATGGGAGTCTTGCATAATAGGTGTGGATGGGAGAAAAAACAGGTAAACACAGGTCTCACACAAATGACCTCATTCCAGTCATGTGAAGGAAATGCCACCCCCAATTTATACAAGGTCCTGGGTTTATTTACCTGGCTAAGAGATCCAAATTTGAtcagcaagtatttttttttctttttttaaaaaaacttttaggttccagggtacatgtgaatgtttgttacataggtgaatTCCTGTCATGGGCCGGGGGCAGGTTGGggggttgttgtacagattatttcatcacccaggtattaagcacagcacccaatagttatcttttaggttcctcttcctcctcccactctccacccctaCAGATCCCAGTGTGTTGTTCCCTTTTTTGTGTTCATGAGTtttcatttagctcccacttataaatgagaacacacagtatttggttttctgttcctgcattagtttgctaaggataatagcctccagctctatccatattcccacaaaagacatgatttctttatttttatggctgcataatattccatgatgtacatttttctttatccagtctctcactgatggacatttatgttgattccatgtctttgctattgtgagtagtgctgatcagcaagtatttattaagtgACTCTACTGCTTTcaaaggttattttaaaatgtttccaattcttcttaaattacagaaaatataaaaaatacattaaccCATCCAATAGAATGAGTTCCTATATTAATCCTTTGGTATATTTAATTTCAGTACTTTTCATGTATTAAGtagattaatataattttttaaacaaaaaaagaatatagagatTGTTTTTTAAAGCTGCTTTATTAACTTCACAATATATAATGAGCATCTTTCCATGCAATAGGTAAAATTCTTCTGCTAACAAAAATCTTACAGACTGGTTCAAAAACACAATATTCAATTAGAAGCTGGTAATAGGAGACCCACGTAAACAAGTGACAGGTAAAGGTTTACAACAAGGGCACATCATGAACATGTAAATTTCGAAAGCAGGGGTCTGTCTCCCTAATAACTTTAGGGAAACCATCAGGATTCAGGGCATAAGGCAAAACTCATCGTGATGGTCATGGTGCGGGGGGTCAGTGCTGACTGCCCGCAGACTATGACTCAACTGCTTTTCCCTCAGCTTTTCCATCAGCTGTCTCACCTCCTCCCCAATCCTTTCCATATTCTCTTCCCTCATCCTTGCCTGTGGTTCTCCAAGCCTATGCATCATATCCCATCTATACTGCAGGATGGGCTGCCTAACGCGGAACCGCCTACGATTTCCTCTAGGCACACAGTATTCACCAGCATCCAAAGGGAGGGCCAAGGGCTCCCCTTTATTAGCAACttgctccttttcttccttttcttcattttcttggttGGTATTTTCCATGCTGAGATTGTTTACCGCTCGTTTCTCTTTGGACTCCATTACTCCTAGGAgacaaaaggagagagaaggggctGAACAGCTGGTGAACGCTTCAGTACCGAGGACAGAGGCATGGATACTCATTTTTCAGAATTCCGCGTCATGGATatcaacatgttttgttttaatttcatgtttCCCACCAGAGAGGCTTAGTGCGCCCACTAGGGGGCCTCCATTCgagccccccccacccccgcccccacccccacccccacccccgccccccgaCCTCTCGTGTCTTCCCATCCCTCCCCACAAACCCACCATTTTCCCTACAGATCCATCCCTAGATCTCGGCAGGCACCAAAATGGAGGACGAGAGATGGGGGAGTTGGGAGGGGACCTCAGACTGGACTCTGCACCCGCCCCCACCACCGTCCCTCGCACTGACCTGGGCCTATCCTTGCAGTCTCCTCCTTCTCCCGATTCTCGCCGCGAGGTGCGCCGCCGGGACACTTGGCCCCGCAGACCTGCAGATGGGCTGGGGTGCGGGGAGCGGGGGCTGCTGCAGCGGAAAGCTAGCGAGGAACCGCGGGCACCCGGCTCCTTCCCCGCCCAGGGCCCTCCTCACTGCCAGCGCCCCGCGTctcccgccccccgcccccaccctcgGCCGCCCCGCCCCCAGTGGTGTTCACCGTTTTCCTGCAAGGACTCGGGAATGGTTTTCCATCGCTCTTGGTTGCTCTGCTGCCCCTGGAGCCCCAGCCGCCCCTGCTTCCCCACCCCAGGGGACCACTATGTTCCCAAGAATGTTGGGTTGTGGAGAAAGCTGGCCGGGACCCCCTGCGCTGTTCTGTGCCCGTCAGGGGGTCGGTAAGCCGCTGCTGGCCTGGTCAGGGCGCGCCGGCCCCGGGGCCCTTACCTGCTCCGCTTTCCCCTGGGCCGGATGCCAGCCCGCCGAGCGCAGGGCAGCGGGGAGCTGGTAGCTAGACGCGAGTGACGACTGCGCCGAAGGCTGCGTAGCTCTGCAGCTCCCGGTCACGTGAGGGCCGTGCGTCACCGCCAAGCTCACCCTCCTTCCCACCAACCCCCACGGGCCGGCGGCCAGTCAACTGGTACTCCCCTGTTGGAACACACAGACACCCCCCTCCTCCCGTCTGTGCGCGGTGCCCCATGTGCACAGCCCCGTCACTCATCTCCGTCCTCTCCAATCTGAGGGCCCACAAGTGGCATCATCGCCTTGCGGTTGGAGTTTACCCATCTTCGGTTACTTGGGAGGGTCTGTACCCttcctttcccccaccccaaacCCCCGGACCCTGGCCTTGGccttctctgctttctctcctcttctccctggCTGTGTATATGCTTCCTAATAATTCctctttaattcctttttaaaaatcagcatgcttcacaaaattgaaaataatcaaattttatttttgaaagaaacacttcaacctgggaaagtaatatatttatatatagtttatgTTCATCTATAGCacacagaaaacattttctctgGGCTCCACACCATCGTTTTTAGAGCATTCTCActtgtttgaattttttatggaaaaaaaggagagaaaattttCCTGAACACAGTTGGTGTTTTCAAAATAATCTGTGAAGTAAATCTTCAGGGAACAGTTCTGTTGTCAGATCTTGGCCATTTCACGTAAATAATCTACCTTTTTATCCTTCTGAGACAaatttcaataaacatttttattttattctattataataaacattcattaaatatgaaaaaacattTGCTGACAACTAATGCCACCTGCTAAAATTAGTAGCTTTCACTGTTGATGGTTTGAAGACCTAAGCAAAAGGAAGAgctgtgaggccaaggcaggttgagTGATGCAGAGATAGAGCATCCCTGCCCTGACAAGAGGTTGGGAAGGTGCTGATCTTCCACTGTTATATTACAGAGCTTCTTAATTCTTAAGTTCAGACTCCTAATTCTGTTGCTTACTCCAAAAATATAGATAGACACGTGACCAAGGTGGTGACCTTAATATATCACTTTACCTCCTTCCCTCCATttcttccccaaattcccacctaGTGACTCACTTCTGAGCATAGTTGGGAGGTCTCTTCCCATTCTGGAAACCAGAATAGGGCTTTTCTACAGCTCTGTGGCGAGAGATTCCAAGAAAAGCCTAGAAGTAattgaggaggtgggaggagtggggagcAGTTCTCAAATCTGCttgctctcttctctttttcaccCACCCCAGGGAAAAGCCTCTTTGGGACATTTTTGCTATCTCTCACCTGACTTTTGTAGTGCAGAATACTGAGACCCTCACCCTGTCTCACCTCCAGGTCACCCAGAAGAGCCTCGTCTTGCTGCAGGGTCACTATCTGCCAGTCCACGCCCACTCTGATACCTCTTCATTTATGCTAGGGCCTGAGGAACACTCTCCACTGACCATTCTTACTATATTGGCCTTCTCAACTCAGAAGCCCTTAATActactatttcttctttttctttttctttttttttttttttttttttgagacggagtctcgctctgtcgcccaggctggagtgcagtggcgcgatctcggctcactgcaagctccgcctcccgggttcacgccattctcctgcctcagcctcccgagtagctgggactacaggcgcccacaaccgcgcccggctaatttttttttttttgtatttttagtagagacggggtttcaccgtggtctcgatctcctgaccttgtgatccgcccgcctcggcctcccaaagcgctgggattacaggcgtgagccaccgcgcccggccgcctttttctttttcttcttctttcttccttcttctctctcctctcttcttacttcttcttcttctccttcttctttcctcctcctccccctcctcctccttcttttcttcctctctctccctcctcctcctccttcttttcttcctctctctccctctctctctcatcactTCTTCTCACCTTAGacatgtttattttcctttgttttttaccTTAGTACTCACCCATTGACCAACCCAGAAACGTGGCTATTATCCTTGAATCGCTCTACATTGTCCCTCATATTCAAATAATAACCAAGTCTGGTTaagtctctatttatttatttatttatttatttatttatttatttatttagatggagactcactctgtcagccaggctggagtgcagtggcacgatcttggttcactacaacctctgcctcccgggttcaagggatattcctgcctcagcctccagagtagctgggactacaggtgcatgccaccatgctcagctaatttttctttttctttttagtagagatgggggttcagcCATGTTAGCCccactggtttcaaactcctgaccttaggtgatccgccaacctcggcctcctgattgctgggattacaggcgtgagctaccgcacccggcctcaattTATCTTTTAGAAACAACTTTATGGAGATACAATTTACAATCCATAAGATTTGctcatttaaagtgtaaaattcaatggtttttagtatattcatagatACATGCAATCATCATCACAGTCAACTTTAGGATAttttcatcacctccaaaagcgacctcctggctgggcgcagtggctcacacctgtaatcccagcactttgggaggctgaggcgggtggatcacgaggtcaggagatcaagaccatcctggctaacacggtgaaactccatgtctactaaaaatacaaaaaaattagccgggcgtggtggcgggcgcctgtagtcccagctactccggaggctgaggcaggagaatggcctgaacccgggagacggagcttgcagtgagccgagatcaagccactgtactccagcctgggcgacagagagactttgtctcaaaaaaaaaaaaaaaaaaagcgaccTCCTATTCTTTTGCTATCACTCTCCTATTCCCCCATCCTCTTCATACCAAAGCAACTACTAATATACGTTTTCTGTCTATAGATTTCCCTATTTTGACATTTCATAGGAATGAAATTGTATAATATGTATTCTTtggaaattggattttttttttagcatgatGTTTTTAAGCTTTATGATTCCAATATGATTACtcatttgaggaactgccaaactattttccaa harbors:
- the BEX1 gene encoding protein BEX1 isoform X2; its protein translation is MRAMGDSRLATSSPLPCARRAGIRPRGKRSSPSAGLRGQVSRRRTSRRESGEGGDCKDRPRSNGVQRETSGKQSQHGKYQPRK
- the BEX1 gene encoding protein BEX1 isoform X1, which codes for MESKEKRAVNNLSMENTNQENEEKEEKEQVANKGEPLALPLDAGEYCVPRGNRRRFRVRQPILQYRWDMMHRLGEPQARMREENMERIGEEVRQLMEKLREKQLSHSLRAVSTDPPHHDHHDEFCLMP